The following proteins come from a genomic window of Nocardiopsis sp. YSL2:
- a CDS encoding DivIVA domain-containing protein: protein MGTMPLTPADIRNKKFHTVRLRPGYNEEDVDALLDRIEATLVALEGGPRQGPLLTADDVRNSRFRTTRLSPGYREDEVDDFLDIVVADLVGRGLGRPASPPLPDRPGAPGPGQGGPGGRGGPMGPGGPPGAPPHDPAGPRRPGTPPQGQQSHQRPPMTPRDIREQQFATTRLTTGYNEQEVDDFLDRAEFTLDVLLQGRPERATLSAAEVERVQFATTRARPGYDPAQVDRFLDVLAEELRRYEER from the coding sequence ATGGGGACCATGCCTCTGACACCGGCGGACATCCGCAACAAGAAGTTCCATACGGTGCGTCTGCGCCCGGGTTACAACGAGGAGGACGTCGACGCCCTGCTCGACCGGATAGAGGCGACGCTCGTCGCCCTGGAGGGCGGCCCCCGCCAGGGTCCCCTCCTCACCGCCGACGACGTGCGCAACTCCAGATTCCGGACCACGAGGCTCAGCCCGGGGTATCGCGAGGACGAGGTGGACGACTTCCTCGACATCGTGGTCGCCGACCTGGTCGGGCGCGGGCTCGGACGGCCCGCGAGCCCCCCGCTGCCGGATCGGCCCGGCGCGCCCGGTCCGGGGCAGGGCGGGCCTGGTGGTCGGGGCGGACCGATGGGACCCGGGGGTCCTCCCGGAGCACCCCCACACGACCCGGCCGGTCCGCGGCGCCCCGGAACGCCGCCGCAGGGGCAGCAGTCGCACCAGCGTCCGCCGATGACTCCGCGTGACATCCGGGAACAGCAGTTCGCGACCACGCGCCTGACCACGGGCTACAACGAGCAGGAGGTCGACGACTTCCTGGACAGGGCCGAGTTCACACTCGACGTGCTGCTCCAGGGACGGCCGGAGCGGGCGACACTGTCCGCCGCCGAGGTGGAGCGCGTGCAGTTCGCCACGACCCGGGCCCGTCCCGGGTACGACCCCGCCCAGGTGGACCGGTTCCTGGACGTGCTCGCGGAGGAGTTGCGGCGCTACGAGGAGCGCTGA
- a CDS encoding M48 family metallopeptidase: MSHAIPPRGHATCPTHGTHACSAASGKWTHAHGGPGPRTARRDADPPRALDADEELLPAPAHPWEVPLLAVCAVVNLLAAAALAYTVWSVSGSLWWAVGVPASVPVGLWAARGLRYARQRAESVKISPTQFPEAYRMVASLSAGMGLSRVPEAYVRAGGEHWTVRTDAGGHRLHRYLVLPNDLFEVGERLRDPDAVAFLIAHQLGHVAAGHTGFWRRLATLGAHLVPGLGAALSRTMEYTADNHAFTHCPQGVHAVRLYAGGKHLYSRVNMGEMADRARTDRGLSLLVYHLLSHRPSNTRRMAALRDRARRGRVFL, from the coding sequence ATGTCACACGCGATACCCCCGCGGGGCCACGCCACCTGTCCGACCCACGGTACGCACGCCTGCTCCGCGGCGTCGGGCAAGTGGACGCACGCGCACGGCGGGCCGGGACCGCGGACCGCGCGCCGCGACGCCGACCCGCCACGTGCCCTCGACGCCGACGAGGAGCTCCTCCCCGCGCCCGCGCACCCGTGGGAGGTGCCGCTGCTGGCCGTGTGCGCGGTGGTCAACCTGCTGGCGGCCGCCGCGCTCGCGTACACGGTGTGGTCGGTGTCGGGCTCGCTCTGGTGGGCCGTCGGCGTTCCGGCGTCGGTGCCCGTGGGGCTCTGGGCGGCCCGGGGGCTGCGCTACGCCCGCCAGCGCGCGGAGTCGGTGAAGATCTCGCCCACCCAGTTCCCGGAGGCCTACCGGATGGTGGCGTCCCTGTCCGCCGGCATGGGTCTGAGCCGGGTTCCGGAGGCGTACGTGCGGGCGGGAGGTGAGCACTGGACGGTGCGGACGGACGCCGGCGGACACAGGCTGCACCGGTACCTGGTGCTGCCGAACGACCTGTTCGAGGTCGGTGAGCGGCTGCGCGACCCGGACGCCGTCGCGTTCCTGATCGCCCACCAGCTCGGCCACGTCGCCGCCGGGCACACGGGGTTCTGGCGCCGGTTGGCGACCCTGGGCGCCCACCTCGTACCGGGTCTGGGCGCGGCCCTGTCCCGGACCATGGAGTACACGGCGGACAACCACGCCTTCACCCACTGCCCGCAGGGCGTGCACGCGGTCCGGCTGTACGCGGGGGGCAAGCACCTGTACTCGCGCGTCAACATGGGCGAGATGGCCGACCGCGCCCGCACCGACCGGGGACTGTCGCTGCTGGTGTACCACCTGCTCAGCCACCGCCCGAGCAACACCCGCCGGATGGCCGCGCTCCGCGACCGCGCCCGCCGCGGCCGGGTGTTCCTGTAG
- a CDS encoding DUF6504 family protein, protein MSLLNEQIDVRSTHGGNPAQFTWRGHTFRVRRVIGDWPARAESPGTPATQVHLLRVSAESEAGQPSIIDITRDAASDTWTMRRQWQ, encoded by the coding sequence GTGAGTCTCCTGAACGAACAGATCGACGTCCGCTCCACCCACGGTGGGAACCCCGCCCAGTTCACCTGGCGCGGCCACACGTTCCGGGTCCGCCGGGTCATCGGCGACTGGCCCGCCCGCGCCGAGTCGCCCGGCACCCCGGCGACCCAGGTCCACCTGCTCCGCGTCTCGGCGGAGTCGGAGGCGGGGCAGCCGAGCATCATCGACATCACCAGGGACGCCGCGTCGGACACCTGGACCATGCGGCGCCAGTGGCAGTGA
- a CDS encoding NUDIX domain-containing protein — translation MPVPDFVLELRRHVGHDLLPLVGVTGVLLNEDGHVLLHQRTDDGRWCTPGGILEPGEQPAQAVVREVWEETGVKAEVDRLTSVVSAEPFTYPNGDRVQMLDLAFRCRAVSGSPGPVGDESLDARWFAPDDLPEMPPRILERIRYARENRSEPYFAL, via the coding sequence ATGCCGGTCCCAGACTTCGTTCTCGAACTCCGCCGCCACGTCGGTCACGACCTGCTGCCGCTCGTGGGGGTGACGGGCGTGCTGTTGAACGAGGACGGCCACGTCCTGCTCCACCAGCGCACCGACGACGGCCGCTGGTGCACGCCCGGCGGAATCCTGGAACCGGGCGAGCAGCCCGCCCAGGCCGTCGTCCGCGAGGTGTGGGAGGAGACAGGCGTGAAGGCCGAGGTGGACCGCCTGACCAGCGTGGTGTCCGCGGAGCCCTTCACCTACCCCAACGGCGACCGGGTGCAGATGCTCGACCTGGCCTTCCGGTGCCGTGCCGTCAGCGGCAGCCCGGGCCCGGTCGGCGACGAGTCGCTCGACGCGCGGTGGTTCGCTCCGGACGACCTGCCGGAGATGCCCCCGCGCATCCTGGAGCGCATCCGCTACGCCCGCGAGAACCGGAGCGAACCCTACTTCGCCCTGTGA
- a CDS encoding GNAT family N-acetyltransferase — MVPLDVFREQPVLTGGRVRLDPLDGENGAALVDDYVEMDPVVRRLTGTHQRFTPEGLREWFATRRDHHDRADWAILEREGGTVVGECALIDLDPENAAADYRISLRDMALTGRGYGTEATDLVLDYAFGAAGLHRVALQVFAFNVNAQKSYARSGFVREGVWRGHLRWDGEWHDTVLMSVLAEEYAERRAGRRA; from the coding sequence ATGGTGCCCCTTGACGTGTTCCGGGAACAGCCCGTGCTGACCGGCGGCCGAGTCCGCCTGGACCCCCTCGACGGGGAGAACGGCGCGGCCCTCGTCGACGACTACGTGGAGATGGATCCGGTGGTGCGCAGGCTCACGGGCACGCACCAGCGCTTCACCCCGGAGGGCCTGCGGGAGTGGTTCGCGACGCGCCGGGACCACCACGACCGCGCCGACTGGGCGATCCTCGAACGCGAGGGCGGAACCGTGGTGGGGGAGTGTGCGCTCATCGACCTGGATCCCGAGAACGCGGCGGCCGACTACCGGATCTCGCTCCGGGACATGGCGCTGACCGGGCGCGGGTACGGTACCGAGGCCACCGACCTCGTCCTCGACTACGCGTTCGGCGCGGCGGGGCTGCACCGGGTGGCGCTCCAAGTGTTCGCGTTCAACGTCAACGCCCAGAAGTCGTACGCCAGGTCCGGCTTCGTCCGGGAGGGCGTGTGGCGCGGTCACCTGCGCTGGGACGGCGAGTGGCACGACACGGTCCTGATGTCCGTCCTGGCCGAGGAGTACGCCGAGCGACGCGCGGGGCGCCGGGCCTGA
- a CDS encoding ROK family transcriptional regulator yields MSLQTVRETNLGVVLRTVRSMAPCSRAAVASATGLNKTTVSSLVADLMSRGLVRETGVTAEHRVGRPGVMLALDETSMAAIGVEVNVDYLSVVAVDLLTHDLLTRHVPFDARSAGPDECVRQIAATVRETMDGPELSGRTVVGVSLAVPGLIDTATGTVRRAPNLGWTEVPLRDLVRALLPDPDLSVQVDNDANLGALAEYLTGSFAQTPDLVYLTGEVGIGAGLVTGGALLRGAGGFAGEIGHVPLSEEGPACACGRNGCLEALAGIDPILREAVPDRVPDRCLSASDITALVAVAVERATAGDATAVGAFERAGTWLGRGVAMLANVVNPRVVVLGGYFVPMGPWLLPNCRATASANIFAPDAGGSRVELSSLGLSAAARGGAAAMVHALDAGLLPLPAPRVRTG; encoded by the coding sequence GTGAGTTTACAGACGGTCCGTGAGACCAACCTGGGCGTGGTGCTCCGCACGGTGCGCTCCATGGCGCCCTGTTCACGCGCCGCGGTCGCCTCCGCCACGGGGCTGAACAAGACCACCGTCTCCAGTCTGGTCGCCGACCTGATGTCCCGGGGTCTGGTCCGCGAGACCGGGGTGACCGCCGAGCACCGCGTGGGGCGTCCCGGCGTGATGCTGGCCCTGGACGAGACCTCGATGGCGGCGATCGGCGTGGAGGTGAACGTCGACTACCTGTCGGTGGTCGCCGTCGACCTCCTCACCCACGACCTCCTCACCAGGCACGTGCCCTTCGACGCCCGCTCGGCCGGACCCGACGAGTGCGTCCGGCAGATCGCCGCGACGGTGCGGGAGACCATGGACGGCCCGGAACTGAGCGGGCGGACCGTCGTCGGGGTGAGCCTGGCGGTGCCGGGCCTCATCGACACCGCGACCGGGACGGTCAGACGCGCGCCCAACCTCGGCTGGACCGAGGTGCCCCTGCGGGACCTCGTCCGCGCCCTGCTGCCCGACCCCGACCTCTCCGTGCAGGTCGACAACGACGCCAACCTCGGCGCGCTGGCGGAGTACCTCACCGGCTCCTTCGCCCAGACCCCCGACCTGGTCTACCTGACGGGGGAGGTCGGCATCGGCGCGGGCCTGGTGACCGGCGGCGCACTCCTGCGCGGGGCGGGCGGCTTCGCCGGGGAGATCGGCCACGTGCCGCTGAGCGAGGAGGGCCCCGCGTGCGCGTGCGGGCGCAACGGCTGCCTGGAGGCCCTGGCCGGGATCGATCCGATCCTGCGCGAGGCCGTGCCCGACCGCGTCCCCGACCGCTGCCTCTCGGCCAGCGACATCACCGCGCTCGTGGCGGTCGCGGTGGAACGCGCCACGGCGGGCGACGCCACCGCGGTGGGCGCGTTCGAGCGGGCCGGAACCTGGTTGGGCCGGGGCGTGGCGATGCTGGCCAACGTGGTCAACCCCCGCGTGGTCGTCCTCGGCGGCTACTTCGTGCCGATGGGCCCGTGGCTGCTGCCGAACTGCCGGGCGACGGCGTCGGCGAACATCTTCGCGCCCGACGCGGGCGGCAGCCGGGTGGAGCTGTCGTCCCTGGGGCTCAGTGCGGCCGCCCGGGGCGGGGCCGCGGCGATGGTCCACGCGCTCGACGCCGGACTACTGCCGCTGCCCGCGCCCCGGGTCCGCACCGGATGA
- a CDS encoding glycoside hydrolase family 3 protein — translation MAHPLPQDSQASQDAQRVRDLLDALSLDEKIGLLHQHQAPVERLGLGAFRTGTEALHGLAWLGPATVYPQAVGLAATWDPDLVRRVGSATADETLAFHERDPAGAGRNVWAPVVNPLRDPRWGRNEEGYSEDPWLTGLIATAYARGLAGDGTRLRTAPTLKHFLGYNNETDRCTTSSDLPPRVLREYELPAFLPALRDGAAVAVMPSYNLVNGRPAHLSPLVNEVLREAAPDDLLVVSDAYAPANLVELQHFHPDLPAAYAHAIRAGLDSFTQDDERTEATLGHVREALRRGLLTEADVDAAVRHALSVRVRLGEFDADPSAAASGAVDTPEHRALAREAATRSITLLRNDGILPLRDVRRVAVIGQLGDTLLEDWYSGTLPYEVTARDGIAARVETVFCEGADRITLATYGHGAVVSPADGGPLRLVSTGAQGLHEDGAAVRARTPGAAFDLLDWGGGACALRSAETGTYVNEGPDGTLVCDAPGPGTWEVRQTFRMEEDAAGHTVLVQIHTGRRVGVGDDLVLRLTDDPGEATPFLVDGLGSGAQEAARVASTADVAVVVAGDHPMVNGRETEDRADLDLPEAQERVLRAVYEANPATVLVLSSGYPFAVTWADEHVPAVLWSAHGGQEYGHALADVLFGDAEPAGRLTQTWYRSTADLPDLLDYDVITARGTYLYFEGDPLYPFGHGLGYTTVEYGEPVVRVDGGRVTVEVEVANSGTRTAEEVVQVYTRQRESRVRVPLRALRGFARLTVEPGGSRTAVVGFDVDALALWDTTRDRFVVEDAPREVLVGRSAADIRATAPLEVEGEAIPPRDAFGRAWEAAGYDDARGVRLCPVTRERGDAVRAAAGAAWAGFHGVDLGEGATEGRLVVNADRECVVLLRLDDPEEGPVAATFAVPACDDRFAFAEVKAEVTGAKGVRDLYLVFEGTGEGGGAAVESFAFGRG, via the coding sequence ATGGCCCACCCGCTCCCCCAGGACTCCCAGGCATCCCAGGACGCGCAGCGTGTACGCGACCTCCTGGACGCCCTCAGCCTCGACGAGAAGATCGGGCTCCTCCACCAGCACCAGGCGCCCGTCGAACGCCTCGGCCTCGGTGCCTTCCGCACCGGCACCGAGGCCCTGCACGGCCTGGCCTGGCTCGGCCCCGCCACCGTCTACCCGCAGGCCGTCGGCCTCGCCGCGACCTGGGACCCCGACCTGGTCCGCCGGGTCGGCTCGGCCACCGCCGACGAGACCCTGGCCTTCCACGAGCGCGACCCCGCGGGAGCCGGGCGCAACGTCTGGGCGCCGGTCGTCAACCCGCTGCGCGACCCCCGGTGGGGGCGCAACGAGGAGGGCTACTCGGAGGACCCCTGGCTCACCGGGCTCATCGCCACCGCCTACGCCCGCGGCCTGGCCGGGGACGGGACGCGCCTGCGCACCGCGCCCACCCTCAAGCACTTCCTCGGCTACAACAACGAGACCGACCGGTGCACGACCTCCAGCGACCTGCCGCCGCGGGTCCTGCGCGAGTACGAGCTGCCCGCCTTCCTGCCCGCCCTGCGCGACGGGGCGGCCGTGGCGGTCATGCCGTCCTACAACCTGGTCAACGGCAGGCCCGCGCACCTGAGCCCGCTGGTCAACGAGGTCCTGCGGGAGGCCGCGCCCGACGACCTGCTCGTGGTCAGCGACGCCTACGCCCCGGCCAACCTCGTGGAGCTCCAGCACTTCCACCCCGACCTGCCGGCGGCGTACGCCCACGCGATCCGCGCCGGGCTCGACAGCTTCACCCAGGACGACGAGCGGACCGAGGCCACGCTCGGCCACGTCCGCGAGGCCCTGCGCCGGGGCCTGCTGACCGAGGCCGACGTCGACGCGGCGGTCCGCCACGCGCTGTCCGTGCGCGTCCGCCTGGGCGAGTTCGACGCCGATCCGTCAGCCGCCGCGAGCGGCGCCGTCGACACGCCCGAACACCGCGCGCTCGCCCGGGAGGCGGCCACGCGCTCGATCACGCTGCTGCGCAACGACGGGATCCTGCCGCTGCGGGACGTGCGCCGCGTGGCCGTGATCGGACAGCTTGGCGACACCCTGCTGGAGGACTGGTACAGCGGGACCCTGCCCTATGAGGTGACCGCGCGCGACGGTATCGCCGCACGCGTGGAGACCGTGTTCTGCGAGGGCGCCGACCGGATCACGCTGGCGACCTACGGCCACGGCGCGGTCGTCTCCCCGGCCGACGGGGGACCGCTGCGGCTGGTGAGCACCGGGGCGCAGGGCCTGCACGAGGACGGCGCCGCCGTGCGCGCCCGCACCCCCGGCGCCGCGTTCGACCTCCTGGACTGGGGCGGCGGCGCCTGCGCGCTGCGCTCCGCGGAGACCGGCACGTACGTGAACGAGGGACCGGACGGCACCCTGGTCTGCGACGCCCCCGGTCCCGGCACATGGGAGGTCCGCCAGACCTTCCGCATGGAAGAGGACGCCGCCGGCCACACCGTGCTCGTCCAGATCCACACCGGCCGCCGCGTCGGGGTCGGGGACGACCTGGTCCTGCGGCTGACCGACGACCCCGGCGAGGCGACCCCCTTCCTCGTCGACGGGCTCGGCTCGGGTGCCCAGGAGGCCGCGCGGGTGGCCTCCACCGCCGACGTCGCCGTGGTGGTCGCGGGCGACCACCCGATGGTGAACGGCCGCGAGACCGAGGACCGCGCCGACCTGGACCTGCCCGAGGCCCAGGAACGGGTGCTGCGGGCCGTGTACGAAGCCAACCCGGCCACGGTCCTCGTGCTGAGCAGCGGCTACCCGTTCGCCGTCACGTGGGCCGACGAGCACGTGCCGGCCGTCCTGTGGTCCGCGCACGGCGGGCAGGAGTACGGGCACGCCCTGGCCGACGTGCTGTTCGGCGACGCCGAGCCCGCCGGCCGGCTCACCCAGACCTGGTACCGGTCGACGGCGGACCTGCCGGACCTGTTGGACTACGACGTCATCACCGCGCGCGGCACGTACCTGTACTTCGAGGGGGACCCGCTCTACCCGTTCGGGCACGGACTCGGCTACACCACGGTCGAGTACGGGGAGCCGGTGGTCCGGGTGGACGGGGGCCGGGTGACGGTGGAGGTCGAGGTCGCCAACAGCGGGACCCGGACGGCCGAGGAGGTCGTGCAGGTGTACACCCGCCAACGGGAGTCGCGCGTGCGGGTGCCCCTGCGGGCGCTGCGGGGCTTCGCGAGGCTGACGGTGGAGCCGGGCGGGTCGCGCACGGCGGTGGTCGGGTTCGACGTCGACGCGCTGGCGCTGTGGGACACCACCCGGGACCGGTTCGTCGTGGAGGACGCGCCGCGCGAGGTGCTCGTCGGCCGGTCGGCCGCGGACATCCGCGCGACGGCGCCGCTGGAGGTGGAGGGCGAGGCGATCCCGCCGCGCGACGCCTTCGGCCGCGCCTGGGAGGCCGCCGGCTACGACGACGCCCGCGGTGTCCGCCTGTGCCCGGTCACCCGCGAGCGCGGGGACGCCGTGCGTGCCGCCGCCGGTGCCGCGTGGGCGGGCTTCCACGGGGTGGACCTGGGGGAGGGCGCCACGGAGGGACGGCTCGTGGTCAACGCCGACCGGGAGTGCGTGGTGCTGCTGCGCCTGGACGACCCGGAGGAGGGGCCGGTGGCGGCGACGTTCGCCGTGCCCGCCTGCGACGACCGGTTCGCCTTCGCCGAGGTCAAGGCCGAGGTCACGGGAGCGAAGGGCGTGCGCGACCTCTACCTGGTCTTCGAGGGCACCGGCGAGGGCGGGGGCGCGGCGGTGGAGTCGTTCGCCTTCGGCCGGGGCTGA
- a CDS encoding extracellular solute-binding protein, with translation MPSTPRRPAPSRRRFLGLVGASTTAAFTAGALGACSSNSGGGGGGSASAATSLDDLIPTHIPFDGVTPDLEGLHGAPSGFTSYPDTFIQALPNPPGSGGHYTAMTPLWGPVPPALGNNSFFDYVNGRIGTTVEFNFQDGDTVIDKMNAVIAGRDVADITMFPDWVINLIPQFNRAVDELFEDLTPLLAGDAASAYPLLANLESDAWRWNVFNEKLMGVPWPSEPFGNWVLMRRDLLDEYGIEPPTSPDELFAIGEEINDPDNNRWAFGDFNLSMRQIFGAPRQWRYENGELIHMFETEEWRASVEYMRRIYDAGLMHPDVVAKADNSKELLNSGEILFNQDGLGAWNEAYAQMLGDNPDFRLDLMPVFGQGGNDPVMHKSDPSGQSVFVRKGMDPAQVEEILGVLNFCAAPYGTQEYMDYRYGEEGVHHERDDDGAPQLTDLGNTEVNDGYYFISGRPPAITESQYPDFVQWKSDWYNHAAQYAEEDPFAGIRIQRPERFSAAETPMTDKVEDIIRGREDLSQLDQAISDWRRDGGDEGREFYMGVLQEHGRD, from the coding sequence ATGCCCTCCACTCCCCGTAGACCAGCGCCGAGCCGCCGCCGCTTCCTCGGCCTGGTGGGCGCCTCCACCACCGCCGCGTTCACCGCCGGAGCGCTCGGCGCGTGCAGCTCGAACTCCGGAGGCGGTGGCGGAGGCTCCGCCTCGGCCGCCACCTCGCTGGACGACCTGATCCCCACCCACATCCCCTTCGACGGGGTCACCCCCGACCTCGAGGGCCTGCACGGCGCGCCGAGCGGCTTCACCTCGTACCCGGACACGTTCATCCAGGCGCTGCCGAACCCGCCCGGGAGCGGCGGCCACTACACCGCCATGACGCCCCTGTGGGGCCCCGTGCCCCCCGCGCTGGGCAACAACTCCTTCTTCGACTACGTCAACGGGCGGATCGGGACGACCGTCGAGTTCAACTTCCAGGACGGCGACACCGTCATCGACAAGATGAACGCGGTCATCGCCGGGCGCGACGTCGCCGACATCACGATGTTCCCGGACTGGGTCATCAACCTGATCCCGCAGTTCAACCGGGCCGTCGACGAACTGTTCGAGGACCTGACCCCCCTCCTGGCCGGCGACGCCGCCAGCGCCTACCCCCTCCTGGCCAACCTGGAGAGCGACGCCTGGCGCTGGAACGTCTTCAACGAGAAGCTCATGGGCGTCCCCTGGCCCTCCGAGCCCTTCGGCAACTGGGTCCTGATGCGCCGCGACCTGCTGGACGAGTACGGGATCGAGCCGCCCACCTCGCCCGACGAGCTCTTCGCGATCGGCGAGGAGATCAACGATCCCGACAACAACCGGTGGGCGTTCGGCGACTTCAACCTGAGCATGCGCCAGATCTTCGGCGCGCCCAGGCAGTGGCGCTACGAGAACGGCGAGCTCATCCACATGTTCGAGACCGAGGAATGGCGCGCCAGCGTCGAGTACATGCGCCGGATCTACGACGCCGGGCTCATGCACCCCGACGTGGTCGCCAAGGCCGACAACTCCAAGGAGCTGCTCAACTCCGGAGAGATCCTCTTCAACCAGGACGGACTGGGCGCCTGGAACGAGGCGTACGCGCAGATGCTCGGCGACAACCCCGACTTCCGCCTGGACCTGATGCCGGTCTTCGGCCAGGGCGGCAACGACCCCGTCATGCACAAGTCCGACCCCTCGGGCCAGTCGGTGTTCGTCCGCAAGGGCATGGACCCGGCGCAGGTGGAGGAGATCCTCGGCGTGCTGAACTTCTGCGCCGCCCCCTACGGCACGCAGGAGTACATGGACTACCGGTACGGCGAGGAGGGCGTGCACCACGAGCGCGACGACGACGGCGCCCCCCAGCTGACCGACCTGGGCAACACCGAGGTCAACGACGGCTACTACTTCATCAGCGGGCGGCCCCCGGCGATCACCGAGAGCCAGTACCCGGACTTCGTGCAGTGGAAGTCCGACTGGTACAACCACGCGGCCCAGTACGCCGAGGAGGACCCGTTCGCGGGCATCCGCATCCAGCGGCCCGAGCGGTTCTCCGCCGCCGAGACGCCGATGACCGACAAGGTCGAGGACATCATCCGCGGGCGCGAGGACCTCAGCCAGCTGGACCAGGCCATCTCGGACTGGCGGCGCGACGGCGGTGACGAGGGCCGCGAGTTCTACATGGGGGTCCTGCAGGAGCACGGCCGTGACTGA
- a CDS encoding sugar ABC transporter permease: MTDRFDSSGGTTAPPAPRSAYTSSAGPAGRGGDGANGGRGPRGDRTSRTLGRRGADAPRPRRRSLRSRLRRDWQLLLMTLPAIALLAVFHYTPTLGNIIAFQNYNPWDGVIGSPWVGFSQFERLFTDARFWSAAGNTLMIAAIQLVFFFPIPIGLAILLDSVLSRRMRLVLQSIVYMPHFFSWVLVVTLFQQVLGGAGLFSQMLRQNGYAPLDVMTNPDAFLFVVTSQMIWKDAGWGTIIFLAALAAINQNLYESAAVDGAGRWRRMWHITLPGLRPVIILLLILKLGDILNVGFEQFYLQRDAFGANVSEVLDTYIYHQTLVTGNFSAGAVAGLVKGIVGLILIVLANKLAHKMGENGIYRRS; the protein is encoded by the coding sequence GTGACTGACAGGTTCGACTCCTCCGGCGGGACCACGGCCCCGCCCGCCCCCCGTTCCGCGTACACCTCCTCCGCCGGCCCCGCCGGCCGGGGCGGGGACGGGGCGAACGGGGGGCGCGGGCCCCGTGGAGACCGCACTTCGCGCACCCTCGGACGCCGGGGCGCCGACGCGCCCCGCCCCCGGCGCCGGTCCCTGCGGTCGCGGCTGCGCCGCGACTGGCAGCTGCTGCTGATGACACTGCCCGCGATCGCCCTGCTCGCGGTGTTCCACTACACGCCGACCCTCGGCAACATCATCGCCTTCCAGAACTACAACCCGTGGGACGGCGTGATCGGCAGCCCGTGGGTGGGCTTCAGCCAGTTCGAGCGCCTCTTCACCGACGCCCGGTTCTGGAGCGCGGCGGGCAACACCCTGATGATCGCCGCGATCCAGCTGGTGTTCTTCTTCCCGATCCCCATCGGCCTGGCGATCCTGCTCGACAGCGTCCTCTCGCGCCGCATGCGCCTGGTGCTCCAGAGCATCGTGTACATGCCGCACTTCTTCTCCTGGGTGCTGGTCGTGACCCTGTTCCAGCAGGTGCTCGGCGGTGCGGGGCTCTTCTCCCAGATGCTGCGGCAGAACGGGTACGCGCCGCTGGACGTCATGACCAACCCGGACGCGTTCCTGTTCGTGGTCACCTCCCAGATGATCTGGAAGGACGCCGGGTGGGGGACGATCATCTTCCTCGCGGCACTGGCCGCCATCAACCAGAACCTGTACGAGTCCGCGGCGGTGGACGGCGCCGGCCGGTGGCGGCGGATGTGGCACATCACCCTGCCGGGGCTGCGGCCGGTCATCATCCTGCTGCTGATCCTCAAGCTCGGCGACATCCTCAACGTCGGCTTCGAGCAGTTCTACCTGCAACGGGACGCGTTCGGGGCGAACGTGTCGGAGGTACTGGACACGTACATCTACCACCAGACGCTCGTCACGGGGAACTTCAGCGCGGGAGCGGTCGCGGGCCTGGTGAAGGGCATCGTCGGACTGATCCTCATCGTGCTGGCCAACAAGCTGGCCCACAAGATGGGCGAGAACGGAATCTACAGACGCTCATGA
- a CDS encoding carbohydrate ABC transporter permease: protein MSTLFADRPVWAERPSLPARAAKNTTLAAIAVVIIFPLYIVILTSLSPASAVNSAGGLVLVPQGISFQAYADLFSGGVVTRAVLVSLGVTAVGTAVSLAATILAAYGLSQTGSLWHRPLLFAVLLTFLFAPGMIPLYLLVSNVGLIDSYWSLILPTAVNAFNLVVMRAFFMNLPGEISDSARVDGASEWTILTRLVLPMSKGVTAVIGLFYAVGYWNAFFNAILYMNDNSKWPLQLILRQYVQQGQQLSSNSVVGNAVQGTASAPNLAIQMAIVVVALVPVTFIYPLVQKHFTKGVIIGAVKG, encoded by the coding sequence ATGAGCACACTGTTCGCCGACCGCCCCGTGTGGGCGGAGCGCCCCAGCCTCCCTGCACGCGCCGCGAAGAACACCACGTTGGCGGCCATCGCGGTCGTCATCATCTTCCCGCTGTACATCGTCATCCTGACCAGCCTGTCGCCGGCCTCGGCGGTCAACAGCGCGGGCGGCCTGGTCCTGGTACCCCAGGGCATCTCGTTCCAGGCCTACGCCGACCTGTTCAGCGGCGGGGTGGTCACCCGGGCCGTCCTGGTCAGCCTGGGTGTGACGGCCGTCGGCACGGCCGTCAGCCTGGCGGCGACCATCCTGGCGGCCTACGGGCTGTCCCAGACGGGGTCCCTGTGGCACCGGCCGCTGCTGTTCGCGGTGCTGCTGACGTTCCTGTTCGCGCCGGGGATGATCCCGCTGTACCTGCTGGTCAGCAACGTCGGACTGATCGACAGCTACTGGTCGCTCATCCTGCCGACCGCCGTGAACGCGTTCAACCTCGTGGTCATGCGCGCGTTCTTCATGAACCTGCCGGGCGAGATCAGCGACAGCGCCCGGGTGGACGGCGCGAGCGAGTGGACGATCCTCACCCGCCTGGTGCTGCCCATGTCCAAGGGCGTCACGGCGGTCATCGGGCTGTTCTACGCGGTGGGCTACTGGAACGCGTTCTTCAACGCCATCCTCTACATGAACGACAACTCCAAGTGGCCGCTCCAGCTGATCCTGCGCCAGTACGTGCAGCAGGGGCAGCAGCTGAGCTCGAACTCGGTCGTGGGGAACGCGGTCCAGGGCACCGCGTCCGCCCCGAACCTGGCGATCCAGATGGCCATCGTGGTGGTGGCCCTGGTCCCGGTCACGTTCATCTACCCGCTGGTGCAGAAGCACTTCACCAAGGGCGTCATCATCGGCGCCGTCAAGGGCTGA